One Miscanthus floridulus cultivar M001 chromosome 11, ASM1932011v1, whole genome shotgun sequence DNA window includes the following coding sequences:
- the LOC136492666 gene encoding protein IQ-DOMAIN 32-like — translation MARSKNGCLKILVCAGSGSDPAAGSDADADDHPDESKAISDKSRWSFRRRSTRHRVLKNSDISEPETLSSSKAKADITPSNNVYTSTYSYASEKPLQQDKPDEKILRQEKPEEKPLHQENSDEKLLEKPIEKPIDKLMEEPADQIIEKSIELRLATDTLPQTPHRAGALCTGYALLPTQKITESPTDEPAEKINDAPTEEPAEKITETASENTAEGTIENATEETPERAVEELIEEPDETISVSSTGPKQGENTSLVEGSSADPEEDHLESAATNLQPGSGTCIAREELLNQKDLVKLQAVIRGHLVRKQASESLQCLLAIIKIQGLIRAHQAQHSPGKIQESIAHSSGEKLLRNGFALKLMDNTSTSKSIHIKCDPSESDVTWEWMERWTALIPPITVEHLPEHEENSELMGGTVTEQVTEHSQCDEDIVQLDSDLSFPKLVADDVKETAEISDSSALEAPASVPDESPKMEMEHDPESELIETTNVDAEQVTDQKAENDVDEPLMSLDQQYTQANALRNPCPLPGKFESSNEDSSDAYNSEQTLEMEGKRFVARKSCNPAFAAAQLKFEELSTNSTVSRSSSSSHLDGASKSRVHTPSSQEDSSSKQDGTGILESSVGHDTKMIVAASECGTEISISSTLDSPDRSEGDGGEIVMEIGALENRNYVTGKADKDSNIVHSEVKNAPEVEAQPQEEVEQNGHVPALEIEAQPQKELVQGPHVEPEMPDLHERLEKSVASYATPEGTPMSRTTIPESHGTPSSEVSVNTKKSRSKKPKSHASKRSLASPGSESVGRSSTDNFSKESRHAKRENSSKAAKSDHIDQEPRMSNSNSNSNPLPSYMQFTESARAKASSPKMSPDVQDSNPRKRHSLPMTDGKHDSSPRMQRSSSQAQQNVKSNGPAPHNSSDKRWHI, via the exons ATGGCGCGGTCCAAGAACGGCTGCCTCAAGATCCTCGTCTGCGCCGGCTCCGGATCCGATCCCGCCGCCGgctccgacgccgacgccgacgaccACCCCGACGAG AGCAAGGCCATATCAGATAAAAGCAGATGGAGCTTTCGTAGGAGGTCTACAAGGCATCGAGTTTTGAAGAACTCTGATATCTCAGAACCTGAAACTCTTAGTTCCAGCAAAGCTAAGGCTGACATTACACCAAGCAACAATGTTTATACTTCAACATATTCTTATGCCTCGGAGAAGCCTCTGCAACAAGATAAGCCAGATGAGAAGATTCTGCGCCAAGAGAAGCCAGAGGAGAAGCCTCTGCATCAAGAGAACTCTGATGAAAAGCTGCTGGAGAAGCCAATTGAAAAGCCTATTGACAAACTTATGGAAGAACCAGCTGACCAGATAATTGAAAAATCAATTGAactaaggcttgccactgacacccttccccagaccccgcacagagcgggagctctctgcactgggtacgcccttttaccTACTCAAAAGATAACTGAATCACCAACTGATGAGCCAGCCGAAAAAATAAATGATGCACCAACTGAAGAACCAGCTGAAAAAATAACAGAGACAGCATCTGAAAATACAGCTGAAGGGACAATAGAAAATGCAACAGAAGAGACACCCGAAAGGGCAGTTGAGGAACTAATTGAAGAGCCAGATGAAACTATTTCTGTCTCATCAACTGGGCCGAAGCAGGGGGAAAACACCTCACTTGTTGAAGGAAGCAGTGCAGACCCTGAGGAAGATCATTTGGAGTCTGCAGCTACTAATCTTCAGCCTGGCAGTGGCACTTGCATT GCAAGGGAAGAGCTACTGAATCAGAAGGATCTGGTGAAACTGCAAGCTGTTATACGTGGACATCTAGTTAGAAAGCAGGCTTCAGAATCTTTACAATGCTTGCTTGCGATTATTAAAATTCAAGGGTTAATCAGGGCTCATCAAGCACAACATTCACCAGGAAAGATTCAG GAGAGTATTGCTCATTCTTCAGGTGAGAAATTGCTTCGCAATGGATTTGCTCTCAAG CTCATGGACAACACGTCGACTTCAAAATCCATTCACATAAAATGTGATCCTTCGGAATCTGATGTTACATGGGAATGGATGGAGAGGTGGACAGCCTTAATTCCACCAATCACTGTGGAGCATCTGCCAGAGCATGAAGAAAATAGTGAGTTGATGGGTGGAACTGTGACCGAACAAGTGACTGAACATTCTCAGTGTGATGAAGACATTGTTCAGTTGGACTCAGACCTATCTTTCCCCAAGTTGGTGGCTGATGATGTGAAAGAAACAGCAGAGATATCCGATTCTAGTGCCTTGGAGGCTCCTGCAAGTGTCCCAGATGAAAGCCCTAAGATGGAAATGGAACATGATCCTGAATCAGAGTTGATTGAAACTACTAATGTAGATGCTGAGCAAGTAACTGACCAAAAGGCTGAAAATGATGTGGACGAGCCTTTGATGTCCTTGGATCAACAGTATACCCAAGCTAATGCATTAAGGAATCCCTGTCCACTTCCTGGAAAATTTGAATCATCCAATGAGGACAGTAGTGATGCATACAATTCTGAGCAGACACTGGAGATGGAAGGTAAAAGGTTTGTGGCGAGAAAGTCATGCAATCCAGCATTTGCTGCTGCACAATTGAAATTCGAAGAGCTGAGTACAAATTCGACAGTCAGCAGGTCCAGCAGCTCATCACATCTGGATGGGGCGAGCAAGTCAAGGGTGCACACTCCTAGTTCACAAGAAGATTCCTCGTCAAAGCAAGATGGCACAGGCATACTAGAAAGCTCAGTTGGTCATGATACTAAAATGATAGTTGCTGCATCAGAATGTGGGACTGAAATATCAATTTCATCCACACTGGACTCACCAGATAGAtcagaaggtgatggtggggagATCGTGATGGAGATTGGAGCTCTGGAAAATAGAAACTATGTCACTGGCAAAGCTGATAAAGACTCCAATATTGTCCATTCTGAGGTAAAGAATGCTCCTGAAGTAGAAGCCCAGCCGCAGGAGGAAGTAGAACAGAATGGCCATGTTCCTGCCCTTGAAATAGAAGCTCAGCCACAAAAGGAACTTGTTCAGGGGCCACATGTTGAACCGGAAATGCCAGATTTGCATGAACGATTGGAAAAATCTGTCGCATCTTATGCCACACCTGAAGGAACTCCAATGAGCCGAACGACCATTCCTGAATCTCATGGAACACCATCGAGTGAGGTCTCTGTTAATACCAAAAAGAGCAGGAGCAAAAAGCCCAAGTCCCATGCAAGCAAGAGGTCGCTGGCTAGTCCAGGCAGTGAGTCAGTTGGACGGAGCAGCACTGACAACTTCTCAAAGGAATCAAGGCATGCCAAGAGAGAGAACTCAAGCAAGGCTGCTAAATCCGACCACATCGATCAAGAACCTCGTATgagcaacagcaacagcaacagcaaccCGTTGCCAAGCTACATGCAATTTACAGAATCTGCAAGAGCCAAGGCGTCGTCCCCGAAGATGAGCCCAGATGTGCAGGACAGCAACCCAAGGAAGAGGCACTCATTGCCCATGACCGATGGCAAGCATGACTCGTCACCTCGCATGCAGCGATCATCATCGCAGGCTCAGCAAAACGTGAAAAGCAATGGCCCTGCTCCTCACAACTCTTCTG ACAAGAGGTGGCATATCTGA
- the LOC136492667 gene encoding zinc finger CCCH domain-containing protein 30-like has translation MMGSRRSKRVSWATGANLCKVRLFLSEDSPSQAGLRPQDNLQAKGSWLMHAAGPSSDDSLPPGFESLQPTSDLKIDISQIPLIRWRCPPQILYNPDWLVVAGEESEEVALQNERMFGALEAIYPRPSNIPPNPLVTPDVKDSQFDDSRTQLVPLIPVEEDDASDQLEEPPVGLPSSYHQSDNKYDSAIFRAPQASDAPFTQPNGSINTTRSGVPVEPDAVAAASAAYTAIMQSNQMGNMIDQDLLIKILSDPAQIERLMKEYGALKHEQSTNSSVVPMVQGPLPQMTASVPVSFPDHTTTFHNINPTLPPPPVLNRLPPAIPSVTMNPPASSSQAISFPSGPTRGLNYYQTQIHQHGGERQEPLQQLGRQFAMHHQPVASQASTTDIVSSGTMTARDTKQRPTKPCAYFNSARGCRNGANCTFLHDVSAARKEQPKGSKRIKLDSRIAGWY, from the exons GTAAGGCTTTTTCTTTCAGAGGATTCCCCTTCTCAAGCTGGATTAAGACCGCAGGACAATCTCCAAGCAAAAGGCTCATGGTTAATGCATGCAGCTGGCCCAAGCTCAGATGATTCGCTGCCACCTGGCTTCGAATCGTTGCAGCCAACCAGCGATCTCAAAATTGACATATCCCAAATCCCTCTTATTAGGTGGAGATGCCCACCACAG ATATTGTATAATCCTGATTGGCTTGTTGTTGCTGGAGAAGAAAGTGAGGAGGTTGCCTTGCAGAATGAGAGGATGTTTGGAGCACTTGAGGCTATATATCCGCGGCCATCGAACATTCCTCCAAA CCCATTGGTTACTCCTGATGTGAAAGACTCCCAATTTGATGATTCCCGAACCCAGTTGGTTCCGTTGATCCCAGTTGAAGAGGATGATGCCTCTGACCAGTTGGAAGAACCACCTGTTGGTCTACCAAGTAGTTACCACCAGTCAGATAATAAGTATGACTCCGCAATATTCAGGGCCCCACAAGCCTCAGATGCTCCCTTTACACAGCCGAATGGTTCCATCAACACAACAAGGTCTGGTGTCCCTGTTGAGCCTGACGCAGTGGCTGCTGCATCTGCCGCTTACACTGCAATAATGCAAAGCAACCAAATGGGAAACATGATTGACCAAGATCTGCTTATCAAAATATTAAGTGACCCTGCCCAAATTGAGAGGTTGATGAAAGAATATGGTGCGCTTAAACATGAACAGTCAACCAACAGTTCTGTTGTCCCAATGGTGCAAGGTCCACTGCCCCAGATGACAGCTAGTGTTCCTGTCTCCTTTCCAGATCATACCACTACATTTCACAATATAAACCCTACACTGCCACCTCCACCAGTTCTGAATCGCCTACCTCCAGCTATTCCTTCAGTTACCATGAATCCCCCAGCAAGTTCAAGTCAAGCAATTAGTTTTCCAAGTGGCCCAACCAGAGGTTTGAACTATTACCAGACCCAAATCCATCAGCATGGAGGGGAGAGGCAGGAGCCACTTCAACAGCTTGGAAGGCAGTTTGCAATGCATCACCAGCCTGTTGCGTCGCAGGCTAGTACCACCGATATTGTCAGCAGTGGTACTATGACAGCTAGGGATACTAAGCAAAGGCCTACGAAGCCTTGTGCTTACTTCAACAGCGCCAGAGGATGCCGGAACGGTGCGAACTGCACGTTTCTGCACGATGTGTCTGCCGCGAGGAAAGAACAGCCAAAGGGATCCAAAAGGATTAAGTTAGACAGCAGAATAGCTGGGTGGTATTGA